The genomic window GTTATTTAACAGGGCACTAAAGAAATCCTTTTGCTATAAAGTGGTAAAAGTCAGACTACTGTTCAACCTACGTCAGGACGTAGCAACTACTCCATTACTGAGTCATCATGGCACATGTATGTATAGAGCAAGGATAATTGCACCCGACTGGAACAACTCGTGTTTCTTTGACAAAACTAACTCATACTTCTCCTAGCAGAAACTCACTGTCTTTCTCCTTGCAAtcatttataagtgcatgcacttaacaaccagaGTCTATGGATGGATTTTGTGCAGTGTATACTCATGTAGTCAACAAGAATACATTATCATGATATTGTACATATCACGTAGGTGAGACCAAATGAAATTGTTGATTGGTGCACTCTAAACTACTGAAGTAAATCCACTGAATGATATGTTGGCACTATCATCATGGATGATTGTCTACTTGGTAATTACACATTGTTCTTTTCTGTATTTATGTGCTGTCCTCTGCAGATACTTCAAAGAAGCATAGGAGCTCCTTCTATAGGACTAACACTGAAAGCAAGCTGATAAATAATATCATTGTAGAAGCCATAATTTGTGCATTGTGGTTAAATAAAGTCTGTGGTAACTCTGTATAACATTTgtggtaaataaattagcctCAGCGACTTGTGACAGACCAAATTACTGCGCTGCAGCAGACATGTGGCAGCTAAGCAACAGTTTCAAATACAGACCTGTCATTAGGTTGAAACAGAGTCTACTGTAGCAGGCCTGCAACAGATCTGCCTGTTCCGTATGGGaaatagtgtatgtgtgtgctactGTGTATAAAACTTATTACCATCAGTGTAAGTATGTGATTGGAATGACTGACTCTAATCTAAAAACAAATAGCACCAGGGTATACTTTTCATGGTACTTTGCCATGGGAACAGTGGATGATAATTAGCTACAAAACTGTATTCATAGCATCATAACTTACACAACAAAAAGTACTTACTTGCATATAGAATAAGGATGTTGGATACTTTCATAAACCGAGAATAGCAAGTAGCCAAGCCTGGGTATGATGTGACAAGCTCCTTTGTCAGTGTTCAGTCAAAACACAATTGTCTGGTGGTACTCCAACACTCATGAATCATTTACGTAGGTATGACTGTTGACCATTTGGAGGTTTTTCAAATATTAGAACTCTCAAACATCATAGGAGAAAAATCCATTTCTCAGCAGTCTAGTATTAAGGAAGTTATCACACATACTTACACAAACTATAATTCTTCTTATTGATTCAGCAAACTGTGGTCTAATTACTTATATTTCGGTACAGTGTTATAAAGAATTTTTCACTGTATGAGAACCAACTCTACAGATACAAACTTAATCACACAAAAATAGTACCTCAAGAAAAGCATAAAAATATTAAAGTAATAATCAGTTGCAATTCTGTACACATGTGTAGGATATGTTAGCAACTTTCTTTTTAGAACTATAGtcactatatacactgtatgtaacaGATACACATGGTACTTTTTATTCTTCAAAATAAGGGATATTTTTTATGGAGCTAAATCTGATGTGAAACTGTCAACAAAGCACAATTTCCAAGATTAACATACTGTGATGATGTTCATGAGTCATTAGGTAGGTATGACTATTGCAAACATTTCAAACATTAACATAACCTGTCTAGTTTTCTATACAAGAAATTAATCTATCCACTGGGATAGTATTAGACTTACAACAGTTTTCTACACATCATCAcaatatgtacgtacatattgTGATGACTAATCCTGCATTTTGTCTACTTCTTATTCTACATTAAGTAGATCATAGCTGTGCATAtacaaatatgtacagtattagAAGTGAAGAAATTGTTGCATAGCAATTAGCCTTAGCGAGCCCCACCATATGAGAACAGCAGTGTTGTTATGATTTTGCTTGTTTGTCAAAGGAGAAGGGATGAAGGTAGTGTAGGCAAAACATTATACCAAAAAAGCCACCTAAGTGCTAACCAAGCCATGTTACTATGTTTAGCCACCTACAGTAACCATGAAGTACTACAAGTTTCACTTATACTTTTTATTTTGGCCTATCAAAAATGATAACTGGTAGCTTTGTGTAACATTTGTACAGTTATATGATGCTGCTGTGTGTTGGTATAACAAGTTTGTCAATATAAAAGCTGATCTTTTTATTACTTCAATTCCTTCTACGTATCATAGATTATTAATCTAACACACATGTGATATTAATAATGTTGTTCTTTACATGATTAATGACTAGTCAATCTGTACAAGCAAGCAATACCTACTTAAACAAGGCTTTCCCTACGATGGTATACATGCATTCACCTAGTTTGTAGTCTATTGACAAAAATTAAGTTTGGGTTGGACACAGTACCTgttaggtgacttgtttattcaACTTATGATAACTACCAATTGGTTGCTAGGTGAAAGTACATAAAAGAAAACAAGAAAATGAGCATGAATGTTCTAAAGTGACTTCCCCTCTACCCACAACACAAAATCTATTTACTTTACCATATTTAGCATGCATTTCTCAGTTACGGTCAGTTATGGGGATACAGACAGCAAGCTAATCAGACTAAAAAGGTTTCACTGTTCGGTTTCACTGTTCATAAACTATGTGCAAAATAAGTGAATAAAACTACAAAAGTCTCCACTGTAATTCATCTATGTACATTACATAGTCTGTATAACAGTCGTTAGTTGTGATGTACATGCTTCCAAAGTTCGAGCCCCATTTGTTCCAggattgtattgtattgtattaatgctttacagtgaccagcactgaaggtctacagcaacatgtgctgcagccttaggattacctaacctaatttcaaggacttagacttagtgacttatagctgaaaaggtgtaacagaaaagtggccaaagtaaggaaaaaaatccttccaaccccaggaatcgaactgcaggtcacccaatgtctagtcggggccacactcagtctcctccaggagggatggattttcttccttaatcctaaagtatttattgtatttggatagtaaaaaaaaaaagaagaatgTTCTTTCAAAGTTTGAAATGTGATATATACAAATGGGTAAGACTATGAAACCATCAATATGTGCTATGATTATCAAGGGATTTACATTTCAGGGTATAAAATATTGAGGTTTTACACTATATATCAGGGCTGGAGGAAGCAATTTCACTTTGGTCAGGCAGTGTGGCAGCAAGAGGTGAACACAAGGTTGCACTGTcctgcatgcaaagcatgcaggcttctaggggggtctggggggcatgccccccccacgaaattttttaaaaagagGCCCTCTGAGGTTGAATCTGGCGCGAAATTGAGCTACCCTGTACCTTCAGTCCAAAAATTGATGAACACTTTTAATATCTGTTGTGCATGCTCATTTTAATAATTGTCATGCTATTTACAGATTAAGATATGCAGTTAAAAGATCAGATGAAACCAGCATATGTGTATTATACAGAATAACTATTATGATGATGGTGACCAAGTTTATTATATATAAGATGATGAGATGATATTTGATAACTTGTACAACATTAACTGAATGTTATATACAATTTACATGTACTCAGTCACTATTTACTTTGCATCAAACTTTCCAAAAAAATTCAAACGGTGTTCACTGCCTTTGACAAATTCATTTGCAATATTTATAAGATCAAGACCATCCAATTTGTCCTTATGCAAATGGAGAAGCATTAAATGATTAAGTCGTTCTTGGCCCATTGTACTCCGTAAATATGTTATAATTCTCCTCATTGCTGAAAAGCTACGTTCGCTGAATGCATTAGTAGCTGGCATCACAAGCAGTAGCTTAGCTACCTGGCATACTTCACTAAAAAAGGACCGATTCCCTTCTGGTAAGCTTCGTAAGTACTTAAGGCAGTCGCTAAGAGTTACTGGATCGGTTGAGCCTGTGAACTGTGATGCTAAAGTGGTAAGTTGAGCAGACAGATTGCTGGCATTTAGGTCAGTTCCATAAAATTCAGTAACTTTTTGAAACTCCTGTGTGAAATCTTGCTGGTTAGCTGCCTTAGTTAACAAACCTTCTAGATTACAGTACATCACATACCCTGGTTGATCAAAATGATTCTCGATGGTGGCAATAGCACCATCTAGAGCTTCATAGTAATGTTGCCTATACAGATCTTGTACAGTGGAACTGTGATAACCTTCTCCAGATCCCACTTCATATCGCCGTGGTGCTTTTCTTTTTCTGGGCAAAATTGGAGGATTAGTTCCAGTACTCCCTTGCAAGCTTAGCACTAGCTTGAAGAACAAATCAAAACCTTCATCAGCCCTCATCTTCTTCAAGGTTGTCACAGTTAGTTTAGCAACACTCTGTGCTTCTGCTGCTGATAGCGAATCTTTCTGCAGGGTTTTACTCAAGTTATCAGTGATCTTCAAAATACGCACACATAACTTGAGACCAAACAGGACATCAAATTTGGACATTTGTGTTTGCACACCAATTACCCTTCCTTTGACATCTGGTAGGAGAGAAGTCTCCAAGCATTCCTCCCATAGTTTGTTCAAGTTATCATAATTAGATAAGATACTCTCAATAGAATCACCTCGCACAGTCCACCGAGTTGGACAAAATGTACGGATACCAACTGTACTGCCATCTTCATCTTCTGATCGAATTCGATCAAAAATTGCATTTCTCTTAGGTGAAAATTTAATCAACTTAGTGATTTCAAAAGCTACATCAAGTGCATCACGACAAACTTTTGACTGCTTGATGGTATCAGCAATAGCCAAATTGAGTGCATGGCAGTAACAGTGTGTGTAAAGTGCTCGTTTCTCAATATCTGAAAGTTGTTTTGCGACTCCATTTTTAGCCCCACTCATATTGGATGCTCCATCATAACACTGTCCTCTGCAGTTGGATAGTGGCAAGGTCATTCGAAGCAAAACATCCTTGATGCTGAATGCTAGAGAATTAGCATCAATGGCATCCATTGCATATAAACCAATAAATTCTGTGTGGTCCTGCAACTTTGAATCAACCCACCGTAAGTTGATTGTGAACTGTTCCTTGTTTGAGCAATCTGTACATTCGTCTGCCATTATACTATAAAATCCACCATCACGAATACTATCTCCAATATCAGTGAGGACCTTTCGAGCCATTTCCCGTAGAATGTCATCCTGAATATCATGAGAAGTATATTTGTTAGATTTCTTTTGTAACCATGCATCTACTTTACCATCTGTGTTGTGCAGGCGCAAGAGCTGTATGAAGTTGCTTTCTGAATCATTCTTACTTCCCCTTAAAGCCAATCCCTGGCGAGCTAGAAACTTTAAACTTTCCAATATCTATATAAACATCTTCCTGTTATTCTTCTTTTCTTCTTGATGGCCCCGGTCACACATCTCACCAATATCACCTTGTAGCTGTGAAGGCAACAACACAAGAGATTCAACAGCCTCTCGATGAGTGGCACTGAGTTGGTGTTTTTCAAATGCAGTTGTGGCCTCCTTCCAGTAAGTGTATCCAGTGGAAATGAAAGCCGGCTCACGTTTCCGGCTAGCTAAAAACTTCTTCTCATGCTCAGCTTGCATACATAAGTAACAAAACGCGGCATCCTTGTCAACATCATAATGAAGCCACTTGTAGGTCTGGCACCACTCTGCTCGAAATGATCGCTTCTGTCCATTCTTACCAAACGTGCGTTTCGGAAATTTAAACAGTCGTGACGGACGAAATTGGCTGCACAGACTGAGAGGCTCTTGACTAGAAGTAGCTGAAGATGAGGCTGAAGATGAACTCATCTTAGACCTGGACATCACCACAACGGTTCACGTGGAATCATTCAAGTGAAGGCTACCGATTGTGGGTTTCCCTCCGTTTCactattaaaaaaataaatttttaaaagtagctAAAATTTGGTCCGGCACTTGCCGGGTCTGCCGGACCTATTCCGCCGCCcctgtatataaatatatatacacaacgAATATGACAGTGCTGgtgcatgcaaaatttgtgtgtCCACCCTGCCACCAGCCTCTTTGTGGTGGACATGGTAATATATCATTGTTGATAATGGCAGTACCCTTGACTCTGCGGTGTGGTGGAGACCAGGTATGCAATATCAGGGGGCTCCCCTTGCATTGGCCTTGCAAGACAATAAGAGAGCTTTACATTGTGCATATACCATCCTTTGCATGAGGTGGATTAAGTCTCTGACTTGGGTCCCTGCAATTGTCTATGACCTATCCACCCTCCTGGGGGTCTGGCCTAAATTGCAGAATAGGTCATTCAACACCCCCTAGCTAGGTTAGGTCTCTCTCCTAACGTAACCTGTAATTGGGTTATTCAGCATCCCCTGGCTGGGTGAGTGTGCACCTGGTTAGAGCAGAGATGATGATCTCCAGACAAGCAgaagagtgtgtgtgtgtgtgtgtgtgtgtgtgtgtgtgtgttgagagGTTTTTGTGACAAGTGGTAATTAATTAGCCAAAGACTACAATAAGGATAAAATTGTGAATTTGATTATGTGGCAGGTGTGTGAATTTGTTTGTGGATTTATCAATGGTCCAACATAGGCATGATCCCATCTTGATCCATAGAAAATCCATTGAACTTGAGGTATATTATAATATTCACTTTACGCTGATTTTCATTTAAAACAGTGtactaaaacctacacacttcTGAAGAAGAATCTCTTGCATAAATAAATTTTGAATCAAGTCttttacatacatagctacaataatCAGTCTACAAGTTATTACTACAGATTTATTGACATTGATGCCATTGAAACTATTTCTAAGCCCACACCATTATCCACACTAGTAATTTACAAATGCAGTCActgtggcgtagccaggaaagaATTTTTACTAAGGCAAAGTTTATATTATATTGATCTAATTGAGAGGTCCTGCTTTTGACTTACCCGATCCACAAACACATCGAGTTTCAAACATGggtggtagctacagtatttgCATGTTTACTGTCTTGTTGGATGGAaaaaaactgtttcagaagcTCAGATTCTGAaaatttttctacatgtcataagcagtggcgtagctaccactGAGGCAACCGAAGCAGCTGCCTCAGTAAAAGCATGATCAACAATTCAgactgagcaggcctgagttttggcaccccaaaCTTTGTACTCGAACATTACTAGACAGCACTACTGTACCACACGTAATGGAATCTATGGCTGTACTACTAAGTAGGGCTGGAATCCATGGTGACACAGTCCAGCATTGGCTGCCAGTGGAGTAGTCAGAAAAAAATATTTAccaaggcaaagtttatacactGTCGACCAAATtaagagggtctgcttctgactcaactgattcacaaatactggtacagcatttgcaggttgactatctggttggatggaggaaacagtttcagaagactctgagcatttttctacatgtcataagtaattctccagcatagttaatgctatacagtataccatgcttcaaatattagactagtttaattgcatgtaACATAacttactccagagatattATGAGTGgacaggccatccatggactgcaacggagttcatagtcatgcacactactttttattgatctgatgtgattagattagattagattaggttagatgtgatgtttaagtcagagataattatctctttcatctgatgctcaactgcacgtgctaagcatgtcaagatAGGGAGTCTctcaagaaaatttttgaaaatatatactttgaaatggcatattgaggctatttttttagtgtaactgctaatgcatgatatgcatgatcaattagctcaatgtaatgccatcagtgcagttgactcattggaacttttaaaaagtaatgtgaaaacaattaacataaatgtaaatgatcaagcagtgtaatgagaacagtggctataatctgtattgaatgctctattacgatgactgctctattagagtatacaaattcaagccacacaaaatagaatctatggctgtagtactaagcagggctggagtctatggtgacatggtgctggaccacttttcagctactggggtacagtaacgtttgagtagaaaatccggggtgccaaaactcaggcctgctcagccagTTGTTGAGAGCatttttaccaaggcagctgcctcggttgcctcaatggtagctacgccactgaaatGCCACACCCTTTTCACACCTATACAGTGCAACCTCGTCAATAGGACCACCTTTGTACCCACAttaagtggccctattaccaCATCAATCTGGCCATaaacaaagtggccttattTCAAGAttttcaacaaatcaacacctggctatagttgctgtaacagctatATATCTGTACTACAGGTTTCATCATAATGGCACAGATAGGATTATCCATTACCTGAGGCATAATGGCTGCTAAAAGTACGAAGCAAATTGCTACACTATTGGCATAGCTTTTGGCAGGTACTCAGGAACGGCAATTTTGTAGTGATACGTTGACTGTCTGTTCAGCTGGCCCCTTTATTAAGGGAATGTTGTgttagttttaccagtttggtcctgcagtatgtggccactggccttattaatgaggtggccctattaacaaaaattaaatcaaCGGAATAGTATGGAAGATACATCTGGACtttctggacctggccactataacaaggtggtcttattaatgaggtttcactgtacttagtTAACTATCATTTGTTCCTTACAAGCCATAGCCCTGAAGCTTTTCTTTTTCAACTTTttgatacagcagtcacccttcAGCTACGTATTACTTTACTTTCATACATCACTCATTTCTCCACTTTTCTGTGTTCATTGCTATAACTGTAATTTTCTTGGTATGTACATTTTAAAAAGAACTTGTAACATTGAAACTTAGTATAAAGCTGACACCACACTTATGACCCTTGTGTATATAGATGTCTTGCTAGATTTTTAATCATATATTATGCATGTGGAGGACGCACAGTAATAGAAGAATAATTATTGACTTGGCTactttgactgttttattagtgtCACAAGTGAAGATTTTTGCTATGCATAATACTGTTACTATTTAATCATATTGGTTCATTAATTGTGTTCATTACACAAGTTGGCTTTTGCATTAGCCTCATCTTTACGTTTGTTTCATATGTACCTTGATATGTAGTTTCTCTAAGCTGTAGGAAAATTTAGCTACCATATAAGCACAGGGAATTAAATTTGGTGGTTGATGAATTTTCACGGAAAccatcaaatttaaatttgcCAAATATCTGGCTTGCTAAAGAGATCAAAAACACACAAAGTTTATACTGACGAAGATCTAGCTACAATTGGAAGATACctatgctagctagctactgagcaTGGTCCCACAGATTCAGTTGGACATTcgctagtagctagctagctctgTACCTTCAGATTGCTCGTATGTGGGCACCTGCACTGATACctgttattgttattactgCTGTACACCAGCAAGGTGTCTCCAAGTAACTATCCTACTGATGCATCCTtgatagctactgtagttaCATTTGTAACTTAATAGTGGTCTTGGCCTTGGATGTAGCTATAATCGTAATAAGCTATAATCGGTTATATCATGCCATGATTATTGCTGAATGCAGTCAGTGCATGATTAGCGCAGGCCCTGCGAGAAAAAGGAaccgtcaaatttaaattcgtcaaatagACAAGTTATTTGattcaaaaaaaattttcctAGCTAATAGATTGAGTTGTAGATCATATTGAATAGTAGTATATCCT from Dysidea avara chromosome 2, odDysAvar1.4, whole genome shotgun sequence includes these protein-coding regions:
- the LOC136246846 gene encoding zinc finger MYM-type protein 1-like, which gives rise to MADECTDCSNKEQFTINLRWVDSKLQDHTEFIGLYAMDAIDANSLAFSIKDVLLRMTLPLSNCRGQCYDGASNMSGAKNGVAKQLSDIEKRALYTHCYCHALNLAIADTIKQSKVCRDALDVAFEITKLIKFSPKRNAIFDRIRSEDEDGSTVGIRTFCPTRWTVRGDSIESILSNYDNLNKLWEECLETSLLPDVKGRVIGVQTQMSKFDVLFGLKLCVRILKITDNLSKTLQKDSLSAAEAQSVAKLTVTTLKKMRADEGFDLFFKLVLSLQGSTGTNPPILPRKRKAPRRYEVGSGEGYHSSTVQDLYRQHYYEALDGAIATIENHFDQPGYVMYCNLEGLLTKAANQQDFTQEFQKVTEFYGTDLNASNLSAQLTTLASQFTGSTDPVTLSDCLKYLRSLPEGNRSFFSEVCQVAKLLLVMPATNAFSERSFSAMRRIITYLRSTMGQERLNHLMLLHLHKDKLDGLDLINIANEFVKGSEHRLNFFGKFDAK